Within the Rhea pennata isolate bPtePen1 chromosome 19, bPtePen1.pri, whole genome shotgun sequence genome, the region AAGTTAGAAATCAAGAGTTAGTCTCTTCATTTGTATTCCAGAAAAAGAGTCAGCAGCAAAATTGCATccaaaaaaaagattgttataTTAATACCACAGCAAAAGATAAAACAGTTTTAACctggagagggggaaaaaaaaaccaaccccccccccccacgaaCTGTAACAGGAATCACTCCAGGCCAAGAAACTGAagattactttttaaaacaaagtacaaCTATGAAATATAAACGGTTCTccaataaaatatatactaatTTCAAGGTGTCAGTTTCCATTTTAGTAGAAATCCTTATGAAGATGATTAAATCATAACTGCCTGCAGTAGGAGTCTTATGATGCAGGAAGTTCTTCCTAATCCTATGGTTTTCTAAAATTTGCTACTCATACAGCACGACAACTGCAGAACAATGAGGAACAAAAGGCGACACAAATAAGGAATAGAACAAAGTTACGCAACCCTTGCTGCTCTCTATCCCTTCTGTTCATTTACAACAGCCTTTTCACTGTAATGTTTAACTGGTTATGGCTTACATTCCAATGGCCAGTCAGGAtttgctgtgtttattttcattcccCATCagtaaaagttatttttccctacagAGAACTTGATCTGCTATAGGCATTTAAAAGTAACAGCACCTTCAACTGCTCATTCtctctgaaacagaagaaaaagagctacAATACCAGATAAAACAGTGCAAGTGAGGTGAGATATTACCAcatgtcaagaaaaaaaaataattctttagtGGGCAGCAAAGAAGGTAAAACCCACAAATTTGAGTCTTCTTCCAAAAAGATCCTTCCATTGTATGGCAGATAGTCAGGTAACACTCAGCAGGAGGAGTTCAAAGGctcaaaaaatactgaaagcaaCAAAGCCCTCCATCTCTCCACTCCCATGCAGAAGTTAAGTATTTTGCCAGTACAATTTGATAGCACTAATTATAGCACTAAGTTTGGTTTTCAAGCTCTGCTCTTCCTACTTCATAAAGAAACCATAAAAACACAAGCAAGTAGGTGTTTGTCTGTTCTACTGTCAGTTTGGTCCTCAGATTCATATTAGCCTTGGAAAACTAATTAAACCACTAGCAgtaaaattacagttttattaataaaaagttaTAATTGAATGAATTGAAGTACAGGCCTATCTAGTAAAGCAAGAGATGCACTGTTCAATACAGCTTTTCTGAGTATAACCTGAATCTGCACACACAGGAAGATTTTAGATCCTTATTTAGCATCACTAGTTTACTGCTATCTTCCCCTAGTTGTTTATAATGAACATCACTTAGTTTGCCTCAAGTCATCTTCAGATTTACCCTTAGAAACACAATACCCTGTCACGCTTTaggaaaaggcaaacaaaaaccACACCTGCCCACTCtacaaaccaacaaaaacacTAGTCATTTCAGTAAAAAGTAGTAACTTTTGGAagccattattttaaaagacaaggTGCTTTAAGTAGCAAGAGGTCTTATTTTAAGATCTATACACAACGGCATCTCTCAATTCACAAGTCAATCTGTATAGAGCATATCCTGATCGCATGACTAGAAAGAACCACTTTTGTCAGTTACGCTGTTAACTGCTACATGTTCTTAGTTCGCTCCTGTACCGAGATGACGCCCATAATCCAAAGCGGCATCAGTGCTTGCATCACTTTTGCATCACTCCTCCCTCAAAAACAGTAATAGCCTCAAACAAAAccacacttcaaaaaaaaaaaaaaaaaaaaaagagcatttgtaAAAATTCTGTGGATACCAGATCACAAGCAAGGAGCTCAACGTTTGCttgtgggtgggtgggtgcGGAAAGATTGATATAAGTGAGTCACAACCATATTATCTAGTTTACCTAGAACTTTGATAAATGATTCCTCATTTCCCAAATGTAATCACTTTCTGATAGGGACTACACCCAGTATGCTTTGGTGTTTGATCACAGCATTGTATGCTCCTTCTTAGAGGCAAATGATGAAAATGTTCCTGTTACAACACTGTAAAAATATCAGTTTTGGTGAtcttaaaagaaattgtttccaCCTTCATTCCTGAAACTGCAAgaatgaacaaaaaaacccatgtTTATCACTTCTTCTATACGATTAGAGTAGAACACCATCACATAAGAAACTCAAAGTCCCATGTCATTCAAAATACAAGCTCTTCTCTGTCAATTACGACATATATGTAAAGACTAGTTACTTGGGAAACATTCAGCTAACGCTCATACTGTTATGAAtaataacaacatttttttattcagtagCCTGAATAAAAGTTAATTACATTTGATTTCAGGAATAAAGTGTCATTTCAATCCTGTTTTCAACTAGATGCTGAAAAAGGGTGGAAAATGTTGAGAGagaacagtatttattttgcatttacataACATTTGCACGGATGCTAGGAACTTGCTTCTACACTTGATATGTAATCTATCTTAAGATCTTTACCTTAAAAGGACTGACtcataattaaacaaaacaccACATTGTACATAACCATTGTAACAAAACTCATGAGTTAGGCTTGAGATATTTAGAAATTTGAAAACCACAAGGCACTTCACACAGATCAAGAAACTGATCCTCACAACTTTCAGTAACAACTCAATTCTTTTAAGCTAAGTGAGGCAAATGatcttgacaaaaaaaaaaagtgatgtagCACCATTGGTAGCAGAATCAGAAACTGTGATACACAAAACTTTACCTACCTCCTTCTAGGTTACTGATGCAGGCTTGTCTTAAAATATCACATCTAAGGCTACTGCTTTGCTTTATAATAACTCTAGCTATTTAGGAATAACAAAtgagataaaatatatatatatataattttatcttGCTCTCACAGTACTATACCTGTAAGGTGGCCTTCGTTTCTCTCCAGCATACTGAAATAGATCATCAGTGAAGAATTTGGGCACTTTGTAGTCCTCCAGGAGTTTCCTACGCTTGGGATGCTCTCCGTAACTGCTGTCAAAGATGTAGAGCGGGCTGTCATCACGTGTGGTCTCCATGTACTCTATGTAGTacttcatcttcatcttcacAGAATAACCATCATTGTCCTCACCACATTTGAACTTTTGGTTCCTATACTTGCGTTTGAGACGTTCCAGAGTCCACTTCTCTTGGGCAGACCAGCCTACCTGAGCATTCAGCAAGACTACAGGCTTGTAAGGTTTTTCATAACGCTCAACAAATTCTTCCACTGTTAACTGGAGTGCATCTGCCCTTTCTACGTTATCCtgtgaaagcaggagacaaatAGAGAACATGAGTTATTAGGACAGACTAATATCCCAGTCCCTAAATGAACACTTCACGTTCATACTTTGTTCAAATGACCGTGAGAGTATTAAGCTGTCTGTGTGTTATTTTAAGCTTCCCCAAGACCGCAGTCCCATTTCTCGCGCCCAGCTCTTTACACACATCAGTAACATCAGCAGGCTAAAGTTCTGCTTGGCACTCCTCCCTGCCGAGGTAATTACCCGGGCAGAGAGGGCACCTCTGCCCTTTCAGCTGACACTTTCCCTGCTGCACTGCATTTCACTCCTCTCCCCGGGGCAGGGAGTGCTCGCTGCTCCCCCACCATTCTCCAGAAACCCTAGGGAAGGGGCCTGGGACTTCCCTAGAATTACATGTGCACTCACATCCTGAAAGGACGCGGACAGCTATTCCTGACTACCCCCACCCCTGAGGAACCCCAGCAGCTCTTGACAAAACTCACCTCAAGTATAAGGGcactttcctctttctcatgAGCCAGCTCGTGGCCGTCTGCTCCTATCAGCCTCCCTGACTTGCTGTCCCCACAGGCCCCACCATCCCTCTCAGCCCCCTCATTTCCTACAGCCCTCCCAGCCTCCCATTCCCCACAGCCTCCCCATTTTGCACAGCCCTCCCACCCTTTTCCATTCCCTCTACCTGTTCTTTTCCCCAGCCCCCCCATTCCCCTCAggcccccagcagcccccccaTTCCCACAACATCCCCCCCATTCCCCTCAggcccccagcagcccccccaTTCCCCCAGTACCCCCTCATTCCCCTCAggccccccagcagcccccctGCATTCCCCTCAggccccccagcagcccccggTTCCCACAGCACCCCCCCCCATGCCCCTCAACCCTCCTTCCTCTCAGCCCCGTTGAACCCCCCCTTCTCCTCAGTCCCACAGCACCCCCCATCCCCCTCAGGCCCCCTGCATTCCCCTCAGCCCCCCAACAGCCCCCCATTCCCACAGCACCCCCCCCATTCCCCtcagcagccccctccccatTCCCAGCAGACCCCCCCTCCCTCGCCGCCCCGGTCCCCAGCCGAGCCGGGCCGTCCCCGAGCGCCGAGCCCGGGCGGCGCGCACCTTGCAGGCGGCCGGGCTGAGCGGGAAGGTCTCGCAGTAGTTGTGGCGGGTCCAGTCCAGCGAGTCCTTCAGCtcgggccgggcgctgcgctTCGCCTCGCGGATCCGCTTCTTGCTCTTGTGGTTCATGGCGGTGGCGCTGGGGGTcgccgccccgctgcgcgcccggcTCCGCACGGCCCGGCTCAGcctcgcccggcccggcccggctcggcccggccgccTCACCTTCGAGAAATTTCACCCCCCTTGCCGCCGCTgtcgccgcggccccgcccccgccgccctcccatTGGCTCGCCGCGCCGCCGTCTTCCGCCACGCTTGCCGGGCCCTCGGGCGCTGATTGGCGGCagcgcggcagcggcgcgggcggcccgccATGCTGGGAAGGGCGGCTGCGCGGGGGGCGGACGGGaaggggcgcggcggggcggcgccggctgCCGCTGGCCACGCTGCCTCCGGGCCCGCGCgggcgccgtgccgcgccgcgccgcggctcgggcGTCAgagccctgcccgcccctctcctcccccGCCGGGCTCGCTCTCcctccgcggccccggcgcccgcggagccgcacggccccggcgccccgagCCTGCTTTGCTCGGAGCCCCAGGAAACGGGAGCCCCGGGTTGATAAAAGCGGGGAACGCCGAGAagagccgcccgcgccgccgggcagAGCCCGCAGCGCCAGGGCAGCTCCtctggcacggcacggcacggcacggcccctccccgccgcgggtGCTCCAAGCCGGCCTGTTAGGCCGGCACCGACCCGCCCGCTCCCGCAGGCGGCGGGCCCGCGCATGCGCAGAGCTCGATGCTAGGCCCGACTCGGGCTcggcccggcgggggcggcagggccccgctccggccgcgccgcgccgcgccgcgccgcaaTGAGCGCCCGGGGCAggggcgggcgctgcgccgTGACGCCGCGCCGGGAGAAGGCAGCGATTGGCTCACGGGGCCTGGCGCAGCACGTCGCTGCCTGCCAttggccggcggcggcgcggcccggcggcggcggcggcgatgggggagcagcggcggcggcggccccgcgcggcggcggcgggcggcgagcggcggtACCGCTTCGCGGacgggccggcgggcggcgagcggcgggcggcgctggcgcTGCGCGTCCCCGaggtgcggcgcggcgctctGCCGGGTACCGTccgccgcgggcagcccgggcgtggggcgggacggggcggggaCAAAAGGGGGGTAAAACCGAGGGGAACGCGGTGAAGTCGCGCGGCAGCTCCGCCCTGGCCCACGCGGGCGCGTTGCAGGTGCTGGACTCCCCGTACGGCCTGTACGCGTGGCCCTGCGCCGTGGTGCTCGCCCAGTACCTGTGGTTTCACCGCGCAGCGCTACCCGGCAAGAGAGTCTTGGAGGTAACTTCAGCGGTGCAGCGCTGTCCTGAACACGAGCGCTGCTCCCTGCTTTCgttatttaatttcattcttttccacCTTTTCCTTAGTTTAGCTGCAGCGAGGCTTACTTCTCCTTATTACAGGTCAGCTAACAACTCTCCACTTCCCTCCCCGCTTGTGCCCAACTTACATACTGCAGTTTGGGGCAGAAAGGTGAACTACACACTCACGAAAGTTTGCAAGTTGTGGTCGCGCATGTTCTTCAAACACATGCACTGGTTCTGCACAAAACAGAGTCCCCCTGTGATAAAGCAGCCCTCCTCCCCCTTGCCTCCTAGTAAAACACTTCAATATTTACAAGTCAGCTCCTTTTCCTAACTACTTTCATTTTGGTTCTGTTCCAAGTCAGCTCTAGAGTGAGTTTTCCCTCGCCCCCTGGCTTCAGCCAAATCACTGTTGTAAGAGCTTCAAAGATTCCCCTACAACACATCTAGTTCGTTAGCGCTTCGAGCTGCATTCAGTTGCCTTCTCTTGTGATTCCAGATTGGAGCAGGCGTTAGTCTACCTGGTTTAGTAGCTGCAAAGTGTGGTGCCGAAGTTACATTATCAGATAGCGAAGAGCTACCTCAGTGCTTGGAGAACTGTCGAAAAAGCTGTTTGATGAATGACCTGCCTGATGTACCTGTTATAGGTCTCACCTGGGGCCGGGTatctccagagctgctctctctTGCTCCTGTAGACATCATCTTAGGGTCTGATGTCTTTTTTGAACCAAAAGGTATGCTGATACTCAGGTAACTTCAACTTGATAAAAACAGCAAGGACTTTTTCCAAGGAGTCTAAATTTAGTAGTATTGGGAACTATCTCTAAAATGAAACGGCAGTTTTTCTGGTAGTAAGACTCTATCATTGAACTTCCTGGGGCAATTCTAGTATTAAGCAATCCTTTAACAAGTGACTAGTAAATGGAGTAGACTACAAACTGAATAAGACTATTGTTCTCATGTCTCTTACACAGATGAAGGCATATTTAACCACATCTAGAATCCAGCGACTCACCAAGTCTTTGTTTAATCTTTCCCAAATATGCAGATTTTGAAGATATCTTAACTACAGTTTACTTCTTATTAGAAAAGAATCCACATGCTCAATTCTGGACTACATATCAGGTCCGAAGGTATgtactttttcctgttttaactCTTAATCTAGTTAAAATCATTAACACCTGAGTTCATCAGCATCACAGCTCTATTTACTAACTACAGTATGACCCAGCTTGTGTAAGTCTAGTTCTGTCACAAGACTGCAGCCATGTCTCAGCTcctttattaatttattaaagaaTGCTAACTTCTCAGAAGCCCCAACTATCACCACACTGATTCCAAAGGACAGATTCTGACTTAGGCTGATATTAGCCAGTAAGTGCTAGGAGTATCAGAGAAAAGGTGCTAAactaaagatatttaaaaaccACAGATTAACTCTGCTGTTGACTGGGAAACCACTACAAACTGCAGCTGTCCATAAAATTTGAGTTAAATTTACTGACAGTGTCTTCTATCATTACTGGAAAAGTTACAAACGTGGATTACATTTTTCACACATTCAGTGTTTCTTCCCTTCAGTGCTGACTGGTCTATTGAAGCTTTGCTCTGCAGATGGAAACTGAAGAACACCTATGTTCCACTACACTCATTTAATGCAGACAAAGAGCACTTGGCCAACTCTTCTTTACCAGGAAGACATACAATTGAAATGATGATCATCTCACTAGCAAGATCAGATGGTACTTAAGTTTATTCCACTTCTTGTTTCCAATACAAGATGTTACTGTAGCATGGATCTGCAGGAAACAGTCTGATTTGCAGCAAACCTCATACCACCTCATACCttcagtggtattttttttttaaacatgcatcgcaaaaataaagctgttcaAGTCTTCAGCTATGGCTTTTGAGAAATTTGTCCTTCTCTGAGATAATTTAATAGTTCAAGTACTCAATTTCATTATGTAAGTCACTATGCAACATAGCTTAACAGCTTTACAATCCACTAGATCAAACTTACCCTTTTCTTCACGGTTGTAAATTTTAAACTATACTCATTCAGGATAAAAACCACCCTTAAAGATCAGTTTTCCAGGACTGAAACTCCTTCCTGAAGATTCATATGCAAAAGCCAACCCTccccccattaaaaaaaaaagagagaatttatGTAGACTGCTGCCAGCCATGCAGTCCTGGAATATACAAACTCCTCAGATtgtagaaaagtatttttaatccTCAATCAAGCCAGATTAAGTATTCAGATGTTTCCATTTAACATACATGCACAAAGTTAACAAGGCATTACAATAACCCTTGACATATGATGGTTGAAGTTACAATTCATTTAGTATCCAACTCAAAAATCTCATCACTAGATTATCTGCCATCAAGCAGCAACCTGTTGAGTCAGGGCAAGCACACAGCAAATGCAATTAGTACTGCTCAGTGTGTATCTTCCATAACAACATCTAACAGACCTGCCTAATTTTGTTTAGTTTGGTGTGCAATACTTGTCTTACAGTGTTTTGGTTAGTCACAATACTAGTAAGTCTGTCCTTAGGAATTTAAAAGCAACCCCAGTGGGTAATATTTAGAAGCAGTAGAATGCATTCAGTTACTATATAGAAGTTAAACATTGACAGTGTAATTGCAGAAATCTTTTCAAGCTAAAAATAAGCTGACTCGGACATTAAGTTGAGAAAagttaacacagaaaaatgtttaatattaaactacAGAGACAGTGGGTATAGTACAGAATGTCTTAAGCAAAAGATACACCAATCAGTACTTACAAAAGAATGAACCATTTCTTTGTTAACATTACATTTCTCATACGTAAGTTCATATATGTATGTTGGTGAGATTTaacattctggaaaaaataggGTGTGTATATCATCAGCTAGATGTGCTCACTGTATGCTCCATTATTTTTATGCAAGGCCC harbors:
- the METTL23 gene encoding histone-arginine methyltransferase METTL23; the protein is AAAGGERRYRFADGPAGGERRAALALRVPEVLDSPYGLYAWPCAVVLAQYLWFHRAALPGKRVLEIGAGVSLPGLVAAKCGAEVTLSDSEELPQCLENCRKSCLMNDLPDVPVIGLTWGRVSPELLSLAPVDIILGSDVFFEPKDFEDILTTVYFLLEKNPHAQFWTTYQVRSADWSIEALLCRWKLKNTYVPLHSFNADKEHLANSSLPGRHTIEMMIISLARSDGT